A DNA window from Amycolatopsis sp. DSM 110486 contains the following coding sequences:
- a CDS encoding MerR family transcriptional regulator, translating to MVEAGSPERPPVRAADGEQGELFPDASLPDELVGYRGPAACQIAGITYRQLDYWARTKLVAPSIRTAHGSGSQRLYSFKDILVLKVVKRLLDTGVSLQNIRVAVEHLRVRGVRDLAKVTLFSDGTTVYECTSPEEIVDLLQGGQGVFGIAVSGAMQEISGTIHEFPAERADGGVIESVVPDELTQRRNSRRTG from the coding sequence GTGGTCGAGGCTGGTAGTCCGGAGAGGCCGCCCGTTCGTGCCGCCGATGGCGAGCAGGGCGAGCTGTTCCCCGACGCCTCCCTTCCGGACGAGCTCGTGGGGTACCGCGGTCCCGCCGCGTGCCAGATCGCGGGGATCACGTACCGCCAACTCGACTACTGGGCCCGGACGAAGCTGGTCGCGCCGAGCATTCGCACCGCGCACGGTTCGGGCTCGCAGCGGCTGTACTCGTTCAAGGACATCCTCGTCCTGAAGGTCGTGAAGCGGCTGCTGGACACCGGGGTCTCGCTGCAGAACATCCGCGTCGCGGTGGAGCACCTGCGCGTGCGCGGCGTGCGCGACCTCGCGAAGGTCACCCTGTTCTCCGACGGCACCACGGTGTACGAGTGCACCTCGCCCGAAGAGATCGTGGATCTGCTCCAGGGCGGGCAGGGCGTGTTCGGCATCGCCGTGAGCGGCGCGATGCAGGAGATCAGCGGCACGATCCACGAGTTCCCCGCCGAACGCGCCGACGGCGGCGTGATCGAATCGGTCGTCCCGGACGAACTCACCCAGCGCCGCAACTCCCGCCGCACCGGGTGA
- a CDS encoding bifunctional nuclease family protein, with the protein MSEMRVVGVRVELPANQPILLLRETDGERYLPIWIGSVEATAIALEQQGVRPARPLTHDLLKEVIGALGRELEQVVITDLKEGTFFAELVFDGDIRVSARPSDSVALALRIGVPIHAVDAVLEEAGLIIPDEQEDEVEKFREFLDSVSPEDFRGADT; encoded by the coding sequence ATGAGCGAGATGCGCGTCGTCGGTGTGCGGGTGGAGCTGCCCGCCAATCAGCCGATCTTGTTGCTGCGGGAAACCGACGGCGAGCGCTACCTGCCGATCTGGATCGGCTCGGTCGAGGCCACCGCCATCGCCTTGGAGCAGCAGGGAGTACGACCCGCCCGGCCACTGACCCATGACCTCCTCAAAGAGGTCATCGGGGCGCTCGGCCGCGAGCTGGAGCAGGTCGTGATCACGGACCTGAAGGAAGGCACCTTCTTCGCCGAGCTCGTCTTCGACGGTGACATCCGGGTGTCCGCGCGCCCCAGCGACTCGGTCGCGCTGGCGCTGCGGATCGGGGTCCCCATCCACGCCGTGGACGCGGTGCTGGAGGAGGCGGGCCTGATCATCCCGGACGAGCAGGAGGACGAGGTCGAGAAGTTCCGCGAGTTCCTCGACTCCGTGTCCCCTGAAGACTTCCGCGGCGCCGACACCTGA
- the garA gene encoding glycogen accumulation regulator GarA has product MSTNDGPGVPPEQSPERTSVFRADFLADVEGQESAPAAEAPVQGVDALPPGSALLVVKRGPNAGSRFLLDRDTTSAGRHPDSDIFLDDVTVSRRHAEFRREGGEFVVIDVGSLNGTYVNREPVDQAVLAGGDEVQIGKFRLVFLTGPGHGGQGAQ; this is encoded by the coding sequence GTGAGCACGAACGACGGGCCCGGCGTTCCCCCGGAGCAGTCTCCGGAGCGGACCTCTGTCTTCCGGGCCGACTTCCTGGCCGACGTCGAAGGCCAGGAGTCCGCACCGGCCGCCGAGGCACCGGTGCAGGGCGTCGACGCCCTGCCGCCGGGTTCCGCCCTCCTGGTCGTGAAGCGGGGCCCCAACGCGGGGTCGCGCTTCCTGCTGGACCGCGACACCACGAGCGCGGGCCGGCACCCCGACAGCGACATCTTCCTCGACGACGTCACCGTTTCCCGCCGGCACGCCGAGTTCCGGCGTGAGGGCGGGGAGTTCGTGGTGATCGACGTCGGCAGCCTGAACGGCACCTACGTCAACCGCGAGCCGGTCGACCAGGCCGTGCTGGCCGGCGGCGACGAGGTGCAGATCGGGAAGTTCCGCCTCGTCTTCCTGACGGGCCCGGGGCACGGGGGCCAGGGGGCACAGTGA
- a CDS encoding 3-methyladenine DNA glycosylase, whose protein sequence is MTGPLVLAGPEWQARQAQHVERMRAWTVPHQERRARDEKHPVLDFLFTYYSYRPGHLERWQPGPGVVLAGPAARRFLDRPAFVETAAGVTLDPAAFTERRVRTADFVLRLLEATASRSPRLSCFGLHEWAMVYREPADSVRHSHVPLRLGSAGTDTVVESLEIRCGHYDAFRFFTDPARPRNTLEPVRENQVELEQPGCLHANMDLFKWAYKLDPFVPAELVADCFELAADVRELDMRASPYDLLAYGYSPVRIETPEGRAEYARAQGGFARRAAPLRARLIALCRHLLGGTW, encoded by the coding sequence ATGACCGGGCCGCTCGTCCTCGCGGGACCGGAGTGGCAGGCACGTCAGGCCCAACACGTCGAGCGCATGCGCGCGTGGACCGTGCCGCACCAGGAACGCCGGGCGCGAGATGAGAAGCACCCCGTGCTCGACTTCCTGTTCACGTACTACTCGTACCGGCCCGGGCACCTCGAACGCTGGCAGCCGGGCCCGGGCGTGGTGCTCGCCGGCCCGGCCGCGCGGCGCTTCCTCGACCGGCCGGCCTTCGTCGAGACGGCCGCCGGCGTGACGCTCGACCCGGCCGCCTTCACCGAACGCCGGGTCCGGACGGCGGATTTCGTGCTGCGGCTGCTGGAAGCCACGGCGAGCCGTTCCCCGCGGTTGAGCTGCTTCGGCCTGCACGAGTGGGCCATGGTGTACCGCGAGCCGGCCGACTCCGTGCGGCACTCGCACGTGCCGCTGCGGCTCGGCTCGGCCGGCACGGACACGGTGGTCGAGTCGCTCGAGATCCGCTGCGGGCACTACGACGCGTTCCGGTTCTTCACCGACCCGGCACGGCCGCGCAACACCCTCGAGCCGGTCCGCGAGAACCAGGTCGAGCTGGAGCAGCCGGGGTGCCTGCACGCGAACATGGATCTGTTCAAGTGGGCGTACAAGCTCGACCCGTTCGTCCCGGCGGAGCTGGTGGCCGACTGCTTCGAGCTCGCGGCCGACGTCCGGGAGCTCGACATGCGGGCCAGCCCGTACGACCTTTTGGCCTACGGCTACTCTCCTGTGCGCATCGAGACGCCCGAAGGGCGGGCCGAGTACGCCCGCGCGCAAGGCGGCTTCGCGCGCCGGGCGGCGCCGCTGCGGGCTCGGCTGATCGCGCTCTGCCGTCACCTGCTCGGCGGCACTTGGTGA
- a CDS encoding substrate-binding domain-containing protein — translation MGRHTLAEEPVPHPLDPPKRQQGRSETTGSHRIVAAKAPRRRIAKWPIACAGLVVLVALGVFGWNWADSVLNNRAEAQAASCGGNRTTIKLVVTPQIAKPVEAAAHRWDADLTPVHGACFQVNVTTKSSSEVLDALTGKTDLSTIGGLPDGWVPESSYWVTQLTDAKPELIGSPAMPIGSGPPADYPFVGLAASSVGGATTDENQQRATQSFRAYLKEPAQLADFAAAGIRAS, via the coding sequence ATGGGGCGACACACACTGGCCGAAGAGCCGGTGCCGCACCCTCTCGATCCGCCGAAGCGCCAGCAAGGCCGCAGCGAGACGACGGGCTCACACCGGATCGTCGCCGCGAAGGCCCCGCGCCGCCGGATCGCCAAGTGGCCCATCGCCTGTGCCGGGCTCGTCGTCCTGGTCGCACTCGGCGTCTTCGGCTGGAACTGGGCCGACAGCGTGCTCAACAACCGCGCAGAGGCCCAGGCCGCCAGCTGCGGCGGGAACCGGACCACCATCAAGCTCGTCGTCACCCCGCAGATCGCGAAGCCCGTCGAGGCCGCCGCGCACCGCTGGGACGCCGATCTGACCCCCGTGCACGGCGCGTGCTTCCAGGTCAACGTCACGACCAAGTCGTCGTCGGAGGTGCTCGACGCGCTGACGGGCAAAACCGACCTCTCGACCATCGGCGGCCTGCCCGACGGCTGGGTCCCCGAGTCGTCGTACTGGGTCACGCAGCTGACCGACGCCAAGCCCGAGCTCATCGGTTCGCCGGCGATGCCGATCGGCTCTGGCCCGCCCGCCGACTACCCGTTCGTGGGCCTCGCGGCGTCGTCCGTCGGCGGCGCCACCACCGACGAGAACCAGCAGCGCGCCACGCAGAGCTTCCGCGCGTACCTCAAGGAGCCCGCCCAGCTGGCCGACTTCGCGGCCGCCGGCATCCGGGCGTCCTGA
- a CDS encoding MerR family transcriptional regulator, with product MTAAGQPGRSEARRDGLSIGAVLAQLRGDFPDVTISKIRFLEAEGLVRPGRTPSGYRQFAPADVERLRFVLSAQRDHYLPLKVIKEQLDAADSGAEPAAVAPRLPRKLVSLDPADTGGLPDADDFETGPEIRLTQEELLAQAGITAATLTELQQYGLVRPGAAGFFGPDAVLIARTVKAMTEFGIEPRHLRAFRAAADREVGLLEQIVTPVYRHRDEDAKARADEVVRELAALSVTLHTLLVKAGIRGVTGG from the coding sequence GTGACGGCGGCCGGGCAGCCCGGTCGTTCGGAGGCCCGGCGTGACGGGTTGAGCATCGGGGCGGTCCTGGCGCAGCTGCGCGGCGACTTCCCCGATGTCACCATCTCCAAGATCCGGTTCCTCGAGGCGGAAGGCCTGGTCCGGCCTGGCCGCACGCCCTCGGGGTACCGGCAGTTCGCCCCGGCGGACGTGGAGCGGCTTCGCTTTGTGCTGTCCGCGCAGCGGGACCACTACCTCCCGCTCAAGGTCATCAAGGAACAGCTGGACGCGGCGGACTCCGGAGCGGAGCCCGCCGCGGTCGCTCCACGCCTGCCCCGGAAGCTGGTGTCGCTCGACCCGGCCGACACCGGCGGGCTGCCCGACGCCGACGACTTCGAGACCGGTCCCGAGATCCGGCTGACGCAGGAGGAGTTGCTGGCGCAAGCCGGCATCACCGCCGCGACGCTCACAGAGCTGCAGCAGTACGGGCTCGTACGGCCGGGCGCGGCGGGATTCTTCGGCCCCGACGCGGTGCTGATCGCGCGCACGGTGAAGGCAATGACCGAATTCGGTATCGAGCCGAGACATCTGCGTGCCTTCCGCGCCGCGGCCGACCGCGAAGTCGGCCTGCTGGAGCAGATCGTGACCCCCGTGTATCGCCACCGTGACGAGGATGCGAAAGCGAGGGCAGACGAGGTGGTCCGCGAGCTCGCCGCACTGTCCGTCACACTCCACACGCTCCTCGTGAAAGCGGGGATCCGGGGAGTCACCGGCGGTTGA
- the gcvH gene encoding glycine cleavage system protein GcvH yields MTTPEELRYTEEHEWVATREGALVRVGITEYAQDQLGDVVFVDLPEVGKHVDAGDVFGEVESTKSVSELFAPVDGEIVAVNAAVSDSPELINSDPYGEGWLVEIRLDDPAGLEALLEAEAYQALITG; encoded by the coding sequence TTGACCACTCCAGAAGAGCTGCGTTACACCGAGGAACACGAGTGGGTGGCCACGCGTGAGGGTGCGCTGGTCCGCGTGGGCATCACGGAGTACGCCCAGGACCAGCTCGGCGACGTGGTGTTCGTCGACCTGCCCGAGGTCGGCAAGCACGTCGACGCGGGCGACGTTTTCGGCGAGGTGGAGTCCACCAAGAGCGTCTCGGAGCTGTTCGCGCCGGTCGACGGCGAGATCGTCGCGGTGAACGCCGCGGTCTCTGATTCGCCCGAGTTGATCAACTCCGACCCGTACGGCGAGGGCTGGCTCGTGGAGATCCGCCTCGACGACCCCGCGGGGCTCGAAGCCCTGCTCGAAGCCGAGGCGTACCAGGCGCTCATCACCGGCTGA
- a CDS encoding TetR/AcrR family transcriptional regulator, with translation MRVNFDTQAELGLSVTEATTRAQIIAATIATIADHGYARTTFAKIKERAGLSSTRMISYHFTNKAGLMQAVLSTVSETKAMFLQERSKDLDPGDRPGNLRAHIETSVAFLRDYPECVRVLAELSANADDADGWAMTSVLVGQLRVGGVQRQLKQGQDEGVFGEFAPDVMAMSIAQAIDGVATTYAADPSTDLDRYGREIADLFERATAPKR, from the coding sequence ATGCGAGTAAATTTCGACACGCAAGCGGAACTCGGGCTGAGCGTCACGGAGGCGACGACCCGGGCGCAGATCATCGCGGCGACCATCGCCACGATCGCCGACCACGGCTACGCGCGCACCACCTTCGCCAAGATCAAGGAACGCGCGGGGCTGAGCAGCACGCGCATGATCTCCTACCACTTCACGAACAAGGCCGGGCTCATGCAGGCCGTGCTGAGCACGGTGTCCGAGACGAAGGCGATGTTCCTGCAGGAGCGCAGCAAGGACCTCGACCCCGGCGACCGGCCGGGCAACCTGCGGGCCCACATCGAGACGTCGGTGGCGTTCCTGCGCGACTACCCGGAATGCGTCCGGGTGCTCGCGGAGCTCTCGGCGAACGCCGACGACGCGGACGGCTGGGCGATGACCTCGGTGCTCGTGGGCCAGCTGCGGGTGGGCGGCGTGCAGCGCCAGCTCAAGCAGGGCCAGGACGAGGGGGTGTTCGGAGAGTTCGCGCCGGACGTGATGGCGATGTCGATCGCACAGGCCATCGACGGGGTGGCGACGACCTATGCGGCCGATCCGTCGACCGACCTCGACCGCTACGGGCGGGAAATCGCCGACCTCTTCGAGCGGGCGACTGCTCCGAAGCGGTGA
- a CDS encoding helix-turn-helix domain-containing protein translates to MTTSVKAPARRAVGELLREWRDRRRISQLDLSIAADISTRHLSFVETGRSKPSREMVLRLGEHLEVPLRERNRLLLAAGYAPAYGETELSAPELTAVRDAVRLLLTGHEPYPAAVVDRGWNLVDANTSLGVLIEGVAPELLAPPANVLRATLHPDGMAPNVLNLGEWRAHLLGRLRRQVEQTADAGLAELLAELREYPCDQPVPEVEIPGPGDIFVPLRYRHRGTELTFFSTVATFGTPLDVTVAELVIESFYPANPETAEYLRAQASA, encoded by the coding sequence GTGACGACTTCGGTGAAGGCCCCGGCACGGCGCGCGGTCGGCGAGCTCCTGCGGGAGTGGCGCGACCGGCGCCGCATCAGCCAGCTCGACCTCTCGATCGCCGCGGACATCTCCACACGGCACCTGAGCTTCGTCGAGACCGGCCGCTCGAAGCCGAGCCGGGAGATGGTGCTGCGCCTCGGCGAGCACCTCGAAGTGCCGCTGCGCGAACGCAACCGCCTGCTGCTGGCCGCCGGCTACGCCCCCGCGTACGGCGAGACCGAGCTGAGCGCGCCGGAGCTGACGGCCGTGCGCGACGCCGTCCGGCTGCTGCTCACCGGCCACGAACCGTATCCCGCGGCCGTGGTCGACCGCGGCTGGAACCTCGTCGACGCCAACACGAGCCTCGGCGTGCTCATCGAGGGCGTGGCGCCGGAACTGCTGGCACCGCCGGCGAACGTCCTGCGCGCGACCCTGCACCCCGACGGCATGGCCCCGAACGTGCTGAACCTGGGGGAGTGGCGGGCCCACCTGCTGGGCCGCCTGCGGCGTCAGGTCGAGCAGACGGCCGACGCGGGTCTCGCCGAGCTGCTGGCGGAGCTGCGGGAGTACCCGTGCGACCAGCCGGTGCCCGAGGTCGAGATACCTGGGCCAGGTGACATCTTCGTCCCGCTGCGCTATCGCCACCGCGGCACGGAGCTCACGTTCTTCAGCACGGTCGCGACCTTCGGCACCCCGCTCGACGTGACGGTCGCCGAGTTGGTCATCGAGTCCTTCTACCCGGCGAACCCGGAGACGGCCGAGTACCTGCGCGCCCAGGCGAGCGCCTGA
- a CDS encoding aldo/keto reductase, whose amino-acid sequence MANPPLLTLNNSVTVPQLGFGVYQVRAAQAGKVIGAAIEAGYRSIDTAAMYGNEAEVGEAIRASGLPRDEFFVTTKLWNDQHGYDNALRAFDHSAAALGLEQIDLFLIHWPQPRRDRYVETWRALEQLYQDGRVRAIGVSNFGITHLRRLLDETDVVPAVNQVELHPWLQQLPLRTFHAEYGIATEAWSPLARGRLLADRVITALAAKYGKTPAQLVLRWHLQMGTIAIPKSATPARIRENFAVFDFELADDDLAALAELDNGTRTGADPDTFG is encoded by the coding sequence ATGGCCAACCCGCCCCTGCTCACCCTGAACAACTCCGTCACCGTCCCGCAGCTCGGCTTCGGTGTCTACCAGGTCCGCGCCGCGCAGGCCGGGAAGGTGATCGGCGCCGCGATCGAAGCGGGGTACCGCAGCATCGACACCGCCGCGATGTACGGCAACGAGGCCGAGGTCGGCGAAGCGATCCGCGCTTCGGGCCTGCCCCGGGACGAGTTCTTCGTGACCACGAAGCTGTGGAACGACCAGCACGGGTACGACAACGCGTTGCGTGCCTTCGACCACAGCGCCGCCGCGCTCGGGCTGGAGCAGATCGACCTGTTCCTGATCCACTGGCCGCAGCCGCGCCGCGACCGCTACGTGGAGACCTGGCGGGCGCTGGAGCAGCTCTACCAGGACGGGCGAGTGCGGGCGATCGGTGTGTCGAACTTCGGCATCACGCATCTGCGCCGGCTGCTGGACGAGACCGACGTGGTCCCGGCCGTGAACCAGGTCGAGCTGCACCCGTGGCTGCAGCAGCTGCCGCTGCGCACGTTCCACGCCGAGTACGGCATCGCCACGGAGGCGTGGAGCCCGCTCGCGCGCGGCCGGCTGCTGGCCGACCGCGTGATCACGGCGCTCGCGGCCAAGTACGGCAAGACACCCGCCCAGCTCGTGCTGCGCTGGCACCTGCAGATGGGCACGATCGCCATCCCGAAGTCGGCGACGCCGGCGCGGATCCGGGAGAACTTCGCCGTGTTCGACTTCGAACTCGCCGACGACGACCTCGCGGCGCTGGCCGAGCTCGACAACGGCACCCGCACGGGCGCCGACCCCGACACCTTCGGCTGA
- a CDS encoding nuclear transport factor 2 family protein gives MSDVTSTVEQYIAIWNETDAERRRALVAEVFTPDASMTDPLGSVTGHDGIDGFIGGAQAQFAGLTFSLPKAPDAHHDLARFQWYLTAPGADEPIAIGFDVVELADGRIAKVHGFLDKIPG, from the coding sequence GTGTCCGACGTGACGAGCACTGTCGAGCAGTACATCGCGATCTGGAACGAGACCGACGCCGAGCGCCGTCGTGCCCTCGTCGCCGAGGTTTTCACGCCCGACGCGTCCATGACCGATCCCCTGGGCTCTGTGACCGGCCACGACGGCATCGACGGGTTCATCGGCGGCGCGCAGGCGCAGTTCGCCGGGCTGACCTTCAGCCTGCCGAAGGCTCCCGACGCCCACCACGACCTGGCGCGGTTCCAGTGGTACCTCACGGCGCCGGGCGCCGACGAGCCGATCGCGATCGGGTTCGACGTCGTCGAGCTGGCCGACGGCCGGATCGCCAAGGTGCACGGGTTCCTGGACAAGATCCCGGGCTGA